The following coding sequences lie in one Schistosoma mansoni strain Puerto Rico chromosome 3, complete genome genomic window:
- a CDS encoding putative nk homeobox protein yields MSERDSINHIKSINEINNKCFINNNDSHNNQLANFMNLLNFHSRLSTEYSTSNWSNEMQLYTVNSSNYPGTITTPVIIPSSNHLYTPPKECEGRIYNRQQNIKNNIDREIKNTTSANSSNDNIDKYVDEDMSDIENSPKADDLMSPNLRMNNFWPNADDLGTDHQANELNNIGTDDEIDCKKDFNSKSLSIQLLRRKKKTRTVFSRNQVYRLESTFALKRYLSSSERVGLARTLQLTETQVKIWFQNRRNKWKRQVNVDYKSTNDSNSDDIISSRSTGIILPSSMIGTTKLQTSVTDFDPSSTHISGSIGPTFSLNNFMNTSSAIESWVANNYIQSNVINPNYLQSINNNKNLLPPCSDNYLSKNHIKLNSYPLNNINPHITSSSDNMHPTDLSISSWCHGNANVDVDVSSHSQKSSISPLSSSLCAPATVTQASKDTTPISPFPIPLSSSLLSSDTYLSTGVNINSYSNPTFTESNTDNRLSNLETILFNQTLNKNLGNIDSSDLSNLLEVHRRILKDDPDQSKIIAALNAVATNLLTRII; encoded by the exons ATGTCAGAACGTGATAGTATAAATCATATCAAAAGTATCAATGAAATTAACAACAAATGTTTTATCAATAATAACGATAGTCATAACAATCAACTAGCAAAttttatgaatttattaaattttcatagtCGTCTATCCACTGAATATTCAACATCGAACTGGTCAAATGAAATGCAACTATACACAGTGAATAGTTCAAACTATCCTGGAACTATAACAACACCAGTAATAATTCCTTCTTCTAATCACTTATACACTCCGCCAAAAGAATGTGAAGGTCGTATATATAATCGTCAGCAAAATATTAAGAACAATATCGATAGAGAAATTAAAAATACTACATCCGCTAATAGTAGCAATGATAATATCGACAAATATGTTGATGAAGATATGAGTGATATTGAAAATAGTCCAAAGGCAGATGATCTTATGTCACCCAATTTACGAATGAACAATTTTTGGCCAAATGCAGATGACTTAGGTACTGATCATCAAG CAAATGAATTGAATAACATTGGAACAGATGATGAAATAGATTGTAAAAAAGATTTTAATTCAAAATCATTGTCTATTCAGTTATtacgaagaaaaaagaaaacacgtACTGTATTTTCAAGAAATCAAGTTTATCGTTTAGAATCAACATTTGCTTTGAAACGTTATTTATCTAGTTCTGAACGTGTTGGTTTAGCAAGAACATTACAACTAACTGAAACTCAAGTTAAAATTTGGTTTCAAAATCGTCGTAATAAATGGAAACGTCAAGTTAATGTCGACTATAAGTCAACAAATGATAGTAATTCAGATGATATAATTTCTTCAAGATCAACTGGGATTATTTTACCATCATCGATGATAGGAACAACAAAATTACAGACATCTGTAACCGATTTTGATCCATCATCTACTCATAtttctggaagcattggaccaACGTTTTCtttgaataattttatgaaTACATCATCAGCGATCGAATCATGGGTAGCTAACAATTATATTCAGTCAAATGTTATAAATCCTAATTATCTTcaaagtattaataataataaaaacttgtTACCACCATGCAGTGATAATTACCTTTCAAAGAATCACATAAAACTAAATTCATATCCTTTGAATAATATTAACCCACATATTACATCTTCAAGTGATAATATGCATCCTACAGACCTTAGCATTTCTTCATGGTGTCATGGTAACGCTAATGTAGACGTTGATGTATCTAGTCATTCACAGAAGTCATCCATTTCTCCATTGTCATCTTCATTATGTGCACCAGCAACTGTGACTCAAGCGTCTAAAGATACTACTCCCATTTCTCCTTTTCCTATTCCTCTCTCTTCTTCTTTATTATCATCTGATACTTATCTGTCAACAGGAGTCAATATCAATTCATACTCAAATCCAACGTTTACTGAATCAAACACCGATAATCGATTGTCTAACTTAGAAACAATTCTGTTTAATCAAACTTTAAATAAAAATCTTGGTAATATCGATTCATCAGATTTATCAAATCTACTTGAAGTACATCGTCGAATTTTAAAAGATGATCCAGATCAAAGTAAAATTATTGCAGCATTAAATGCAGTTGCTACAAATCTTTTAACACgtattatataa